The proteins below come from a single Vitis vinifera cultivar Pinot Noir 40024 chromosome 9, ASM3070453v1 genomic window:
- the LOC100250055 gene encoding putative disease resistance RPP13-like protein 1, with protein MFVGEAAVSSFLAVVIDKLIAGPLLEYARRQKVDLTLQEWRKKLLHIEAVMNDAEEKQIRERAVKVWLDDLKALAYDIEDVLDELVTKANRHSLTEGPQPSSSKVRKFIPTFHPSREGVGEFLFSAEERLTTSLVDEFGVYGRDADREKIMELFLSDEVSADQKVGVIPIVGMGGVGKTTLAQIIYNDKRVEDYFDTRIWVCVSDQFDLVEITKAILESVTKDSSHSRNLQFLQDGLKKELNGKRFLLVLDDIWNENPNNWSVLQAPFRVGAHGSFVMVTTRNENVASIMRTTASYHLNELSDKYCWSLFAHLAFENITSDALQSLELIGKKIVKKCKGLPLAAKTLGGLLRSKQDENAWKEMLNNKIWDLPADQSSILPALHLSYHYLPTKLKQCFAYCSIFPKGYEFEKKQLILLWMGEGLVNGSRRGETVEKEGKLKHLRYLDLSYTAIHKLPESIVPSEIGKLINLRYFDISKTKLEGMPMGINRLKDLQVLTTFVVGWKHAAARIKDLRDLSQLGGTLSILNLQNVVCAADALEANLKDKGKLDDLVFGWDCNAVSGDLQNQTRVLENLQPHKKLKTLTIEYYYGTKFPNWLGDPSFMNLVFLQLKSCKNCLSLPPIGQLQSLKGLSIVKIGVQRVGPEFCGNGSGSSSFKPFGSLKTLKFEEMLEWEEWTCSQVEFPCLEELYVQKCPKLKGDIPKHLPLLTKLEITECGQLVDSLPMVPSLCELKLTECNDVVFRSAVDITSLTSLIVNDICKIPLELQHLHSLVRLTIDGCPELREVPPILRKLNSLKQLVIKGCSSLQSLLEMGLPPMLQKLDIEKCGILESLEDAVMQNNTCLQQLTIKDCGSLRSFPSIASLKYLDIKDCGKLDLPLPEEMMPSYFASLTTLIINSSCDSLTSFPLGFFRKLEFFYVSNCTNLESLSIPDGIHHVEFTSLNYMYINNCPNLVSFPQGGLSAPNLSVLILQQCKKLKSLPQGMHTLLTSLEILDGVGLAKASIS; from the exons ATGTTTGTGGGTGAGGCAGCTGTATCTTCATTCCTTGCTGTTGTGATTGACAAGTTGATCGCGGGCCCGCTGTTAGAGTATGCACGAAGGCAGAAAGTTGACTTGACACTCCAAGAATGGAGGAAAAAATTGCTGCATATCGAAGCTGTGATGAATGATGCTGAGGAGAAGCAGATAAGGGAGAGAGCAGTAAAAGTCTGGTTGGATGATCTCAAAGCTTTGGCCTACGACATTGAAGATGTCCTGGACGAGCTGGTCACGAAAGCCAATCGACACAGCTTGACAGAAGGACCTCAACCCAGCTCCAGTAAGGTACGGAAGTTCATCCCAACTTTCCATCCTAGCAG GGAAGGCGttggagagtttttattttcagCAGAGGAAAGGTTGACTACTTCCCTGGTAGATGAGTTTGGGGTTTATGGTAGGGATGCTGATAGGGAGAAGATTATGGAGTTGTTCCTATCAGATGAAGTATCTGCTGATCAGAAAGTTGGGGTAATTCCTATTGTTGGTATGGGTGGGGTTGGTAAAACAACCCTCGCTCAGATTATCTACAATGACAAAAGGGTGGAGGACTATTTTGATACGAGAATTTGGGTCTGTGTTTCTGATCAATTTGATTTGGTAGAAATAACAAAAGCAATTCTAGAATCGGTCACTAAAGACTCATCACACTCTAGAAATTTACAATTCCTGCAAGATGGTTTGAAGAAAGAATTGAATGGGAAAAGATTTTTGCTTGTTTTAGACGATATATGGAATGAGAACCCCAACAACTGGAGTGTCCTGCAGGCTCCTTTTAGGGTTGGAGCACACGGTAGTTTCGTCATGGTAACCACTCGCAATGAAAATGTTGCATCAATTATGCGCACTACTGCTTCTTATCATCTTAACGAACTATCTGACAAGTATTGTTGGTCTTTATTTGCACATCTTGCCTTTGAAAACATAACTTCAGATGCACTGCAAAGTTTGGAACTAATTGGtaagaaaatagtgaagaaaTGTAAAGGGTTGCCATTGGCAGCAAAGACGCTTGGTGGTCTCCTACGCTCTAAACAAGATGAGAATGCTTGGAAGGAAATGTTGAATAACAAAATATGGGATTTACCCGCTGACCAAAGTAGTATTCTTCCAGCTCTACACTTGAGCTACCATTATCTCCCCACCAAACTGAAGCAATGCTTTGCGTACTGCTCTATATTCCCAAAGGGTTATGAATTTGAAAAGAAGCAATTGATTTTGTTATGGATGGGAGAAGGTTTGGTTAATGGCTCAAGAAGAGGAGAGACAGTAGAAAAAGAAG GAAAGTTGAAGCATTTGCGCTATTTGGACCTTTCCTACACTGCAATCCATAAATTACCTGAATCAATAG TGCCATCAGAGATTGGAAAACTCATCAACTTGCGTTATTTTGATATTAGTAAAACTAAATTAGAAGGGATGCCAATGGGAATTAATAGACTGAAGGACCTTCAAGTACTGACTACTTTTGTTGTTGGATGGAAGCATGCTGCAGCAAGAATTAAGGATTTGCGGGATCTTTCACAACTTGGGGGAACGCTCTCGATTTTGAACTTGCAGAATGTGGTGTGTGCAGCAGATGCTTTAGAAGCTAATTTGAAAGATAAGGGAAAGCTCGATGACTTGGTGTTTGGATGGGATTGTAATGCAGTTTCTGGTGATTTGCAGAATCAAACAAGAGTTCTTGAAAACCTACAGCCTCACAAGAAGTTGAAAACCCTCACTATTGAGTACTACTATGGCACAAAATTTCCAAATTGGTTAGGTGATCCTTCTTTCATGAATTTAGTTTTCTTGCAACTAAAAAGCTGTAAAAACTGCTTGTCTTTGCCACCAATTGGGCAGCTTCAGTCTCTCAAGGGCCTCTCTATTGTGAAAATTGGAGTGCAGAGGGTTGGTCCAGAGTTCTGTGGGAATGGTTCTGGTTCATCTTCCTTTAAGCCCTTTGGATCCCTGAAAACACTGAAGTTTGAAGAGATGTTGGAGTGGGAGGAATGGACTTGTTCTCAAGTTGAATTCCCTTGTCTAGAAGAGCTCTATGTCCAGAAATGTCCAAAGCTGAAAGGCGATATACCCAAGCACCTTCCTCTCTTGACAAAACTTGAGATTACTGAATGTGGGCAGCTAGTGGATTCTCTTCCAATGGTCCCCTCCCTTTGTGAATTGAAGTTGACAGAATGTAATGATGTGGTGTTTAGAAGTGCTGTTGACATCACCTCACTTACTTCCTTAATTGTCAATGATATTTGTAAGATACCACTGgaattgcaacaccttcattcTCTTGTAAGATTGACCATTGATGGTTGTCCAGAGCTAAGGGAAGTACCACCAATTCTACGCAAGCTCAACTCTCTTAAACAGCTGGTTATCAAAGGATGCTCAAGTCTTCAGTCACTTTTGGAGATGGGGCTCCCACCCATGCTTCAAAAGCTTGACATCGAAAAATGCGGCATTTTGGAGTCCTTGGAAGATGCGGTGATGCAAAACAATACTTGTCTCCAACAGCTGACTATCAAAGATTGTGGTTCTCTGAGGTCCTTCCCCAGCATTGCTTCTCTGAAATATCTTGATATAAAAGACTGTGGGAAGCTGGACTTACCCCTGCCTGAGGAGATGATGCCCAGCTACTTTGCTTCCCTTACAACACTTATTATAAACAGTAGTTGTGATTCTCTCACTTCCTTCCCATTAGGTTTCTTCAGAAAGCTTGAGTTTTTTTATGTGAGCAACTGCACAAATCTGGAGTCCCTTTCCATTCCAGATGGCATTCACCATGTTGAGTTCACATCTCTTAATTACATGTACATCAATAATTGTCCGAATCTGGTGTCTTTTCCACAAGGAGGATTGTCAGCTCCCAACCTATCAGTGCTTATTCTCCAACAGTGCAAGAAGCTAAAGTCACTGCCCCAAGGAATGCACACCCTCCTTACATCCCTTGAGATATTG GATGGAGTGGGGCTTGCAAAGGCTtccatttcttaa